Below is a window of Candidatus Binatia bacterium DNA.
GGCGGCTCTCCGTCAAGGTCATGCGTCCTTCGCCTACCTGGTCGTTGCCGGCCCACGTGTAAATCGCGCCGGTGCCTGCCGGCGCGCCTGCGTGGGTTTTTTTCATCGCTGGATCGATCTTGGCCCACGGGGACCACGCGTCCCAGTTGTGGAAATCGTTCACCTGCGCGAACACCACCGTCGCCGGAGCCGCGATCGTGGCGCTCCGCGCGACGCGATACTCGGACGGTTGCAGCGCCACGACGACAACAAACGCGACGACGATGACAATGAGACCGATGAGGATTTTTTTTAGCATGGATTCACCTCCCCCACAGTAAGTCAGTGAATTGCAGGCTGCTCAAAAAGACTCAGAGGCAAGGCGCGCGACAAATCGACGAGCGCAGGCGTACTCTTCAGTACGTCGAGCGAGGCGATTTGAGCGCAACGAAGCATATGAGCTTTTTCAGCAGCCTGCCCTAGCCGCCGGCGATGGCGCCGACAATCATAAATGGCTCGGCGCCCTTCGCCACCGCGTCGGGCAGCGGCGCGTCCGGCGATTCGTGAGACAGATCCTCCCCGCAGGCGAAGAATCGTACGAACGCGCGGCGCTTTTGCGTGACGTGGTCGCGGATCGTCCCTTGCAGCATCGGATAGCGCGCCTCGAGCGCGTCGAGGACCGCGCGCTGCG
It encodes the following:
- a CDS encoding MoaD/ThiS family protein; the protein is MIRVTLPAHLRKLAQVDGEVKLDLKLDVAGQVTQRAVLDALEARYPMLQGTIRDHVTQKRRAFVRFFACGEDLSHESPDAPLPDAVAKGAEPFMIVGAIAGG
- a CDS encoding SRPBCC family protein; translation: MLKKILIGLIVIVVAFVVVVALQPSEYRVARSATIAAPATVVFAQVNDFHNWDAWSPWAKIDPAMKKTHAGAPAGTGAIYTWAGNDQVGEGRMTLTESRPNELVRIKLEFLKPFASTADTEFTFKPQGNQTAVTWSMAGEKNFMAKAFGLFMNMDKMIGDDFEKGLRQMKSAAEAASTK